In the genome of Mercenaria mercenaria strain notata unplaced genomic scaffold, MADL_Memer_1 contig_864, whole genome shotgun sequence, one region contains:
- the LOC128554916 gene encoding uncharacterized protein LOC128554916 has translation MSFQVETDAIPIPQESDDTANAIFPQTNSGSLNIADTHPLDQVTNDQNNDDLSNQTIQEPLTDLVLPPRPPKDFELNNFLLHLAEDMEHDDLEKMKFLLSGDGGISTKEREQIKSPLDLFKQLKKRSLISRHDILYLQLMLIFTGKKKNPYVWLVNLPTILEGHYISFRLQKSQPMVTSMLNFTLKFRML, from the exons ATGTCTTTTCAAGTAGAAACAGATGCGATACCCATTCCACAAGAATCAGATGATACCGCTAATGCAATTTTTCCACAGACCAATAGCGGAAGCTTGAACATCGCTGATACTCACCCTCTAGATCAAGTTACCAACGACCAGAACAATGATGATTTGTCTAATCAAACCATACAGGAGCCACTCACTGATTTGGTATTGCCTCCAAGACCACCTAAAGATTTTGAACTGAATAATTTCTTGTTACATCTTGCTGAGGACATGGAACATGATGATCTAGAAAAAATGAAGTTTCTGCTGTCGG GAGATGGAGGGATTTCCACAAAAGAAAGGGAGCAAATAAAATCGCCTCTAGATCTGTTCAAACAATTAAAGAAGAGGTCACTCATAAGTAGACATGATATACTTTATCTACAACTGATGTTAATATTTAccggaaagaaaaaaaatccatacGTATGGCTTGTGAATTTGCCAACAATACTAGAGGGACATTACATTTCTTTCCGCCTCCAGAAAAGCCAA CCGATGGTTACAAGTATGCTCAACTTCACGTTAAAGTTCCGGATGCTCTAA